One part of the Helicobacter cetorum MIT 99-5656 genome encodes these proteins:
- the pgl gene encoding 6-phosphogluconolactonase, whose product MGYQLFEFESLESCHKALIENFKEFFNATLREHNEVAIAFSGGKSPISLLQKLSVLDLEYQHCLVSLVDERIVTPSSNDSNTKLLHDYLLQNNAKNARLISLLGDDLGDKNALLDFANKHFKQPHLAILGMGTDGHTASLFPETNAFLNEEKENIVFTKPTNAPYERLSMSINALENCEKLFLSISGTEKREVLEKALQENAPYSLPIARILHSKKVTTEIYYAKD is encoded by the coding sequence ATGGGCTATCAATTATTTGAATTTGAGAGTTTAGAAAGTTGCCACAAGGCTTTAATAGAAAATTTTAAGGAATTTTTTAATGCCACTTTAAGAGAACACAACGAAGTTGCTATCGCTTTTTCTGGAGGTAAATCGCCCATTAGCTTATTGCAAAAATTGAGCGTTTTAGATTTAGAATACCAACATTGCTTGGTAAGTTTGGTAGATGAACGCATAGTAACACCAAGTTCTAATGATAGTAACACCAAGCTACTACACGACTACTTATTACAAAATAACGCCAAAAACGCACGCTTAATCTCTCTTTTAGGCGATGACTTGGGCGATAAAAATGCACTTTTAGACTTTGCTAACAAGCATTTCAAACAGCCCCATTTAGCCATTTTAGGCATGGGGACTGATGGGCATACGGCTAGCCTCTTTCCTGAAACGAACGCCTTTTTAAATGAAGAAAAAGAAAATATTGTCTTTACAAAACCTACAAACGCCCCTTATGAGCGACTCAGCATGTCCATTAATGCCTTGGAAAATTGCGAAAAACTTTTTTTAAGCATTAGTGGAACTGAAAAAAGAGAAGTTTTAGAAAAAGCGTTACAGGAAAATGCCCCCTACTCTCTGCCGATTGCTAGAATTTTACACTCTAAAAAAGTTACTACGGAGATATATTATGCCAAAGACTAA
- a CDS encoding glucokinase, producing the protein MPKTKTYPRLLADIGGTNARFGLEIAPRQIEYIEVLQCKDFESLSDAVRFYLSKYKENLKLHPLYGSFAVATPIMGDFVQMTNNHWTFSIETTRQCLGLEKLLVINDFEAQAYAISAMQESDLAQVGGIKCEINAPKAILGPGTGLGVSTLIHNSDGSLKVLPGEGGHVSFAPFDDLEILVWQYARSKFNHVSAERFLSGSGLVLIYEALSKRKGFQKAAKLSKAELTPQIISERALNGDYPLCRLTLDTFCAMLGTLASDVALTLGARGGVYLCGGIIPRFIDYFKTSPFRVRFETKGRMGAFLASIPVHVVLKKTPGLDGAGIALENYLV; encoded by the coding sequence ATGCCAAAGACTAAAACTTACCCAAGACTATTAGCCGATATCGGTGGCACAAACGCACGCTTTGGCTTAGAAATCGCCCCACGACAAATTGAATACATTGAAGTCTTACAATGTAAAGATTTTGAGAGCTTAAGCGATGCGGTGCGTTTCTATCTCTCTAAATATAAAGAAAATCTTAAATTGCACCCCCTTTATGGCTCTTTTGCTGTGGCTACGCCCATTATGGGCGATTTTGTCCAAATGACTAACAACCACTGGACTTTTTCTATAGAAACCACAAGGCAATGTTTGGGTTTAGAAAAATTGCTTGTGATTAATGATTTTGAGGCACAAGCCTATGCCATTAGTGCGATGCAAGAAAGCGATTTAGCTCAAGTGGGTGGAATCAAATGTGAAATCAACGCCCCTAAGGCAATTTTGGGGCCAGGAACTGGGCTAGGGGTAAGCACTCTTATTCATAATAGTGATGGCTCTTTAAAAGTATTGCCCGGCGAAGGGGGGCATGTGAGCTTTGCCCCTTTTGATGATTTGGAAATTTTAGTGTGGCAATACGCCCGCTCTAAATTCAACCATGTGAGTGCGGAAAGGTTTTTGAGTGGGAGTGGCTTGGTGCTGATTTATGAAGCCCTATCCAAACGCAAAGGTTTTCAAAAAGCAGCCAAGTTAAGCAAGGCTGAGCTGACCCCACAAATTATTAGCGAACGGGCTTTGAATGGGGATTATCCTTTATGCAGATTGACACTAGATACTTTTTGTGCGATGCTAGGCACACTAGCCTCTGATGTGGCTCTTACCTTAGGTGCTAGGGGGGGCGTGTATTTGTGCGGCGGGATAATTCCACGATTTATTGATTATTTTAAAACTTCGCCTTTTAGAGTGCGTTTTGAGACTAAAGGGCGTATGGGAGCGTTTCTAGCTTCTATTCCTGTGCATGTCGTGTTGAAAAAAACTCCTGGACTTGATGGAGCAGGCATTGCGTTAGAGAATTATTTGGTGTAG
- a CDS encoding DNA cytosine methyltransferase, giving the protein MRFRVADIFCGAGGLSYGFSTHPNFELIWANDIDKDAILSYQANHKNTQTILCDITQLNCQNLPRTQIDILLGGPPCQSYSTLGKRQMDEKANLFKEYLRVLDLVKPKIFIFENVVGLMSMQKGQLFKKICSAFKDRGYILEYTILNALDYGVPQIRERVILVGVLKNFNRQFYFPKPTKKHFSLKDALGDLPQIQSGENGNALGYLKNADNDFLKFVRNSKELSEHSSPKNNEKLIEIMQTLKDGQSKDDLPKDLRPKSGYINTYAKMWWEKPAPTITRNFSTPSSSRCIHPRDSRALSIREGARLQSFRDDYKFYGSASAKRLQIGNAVPPLLSVALAHAVFDFLKG; this is encoded by the coding sequence ATGCGTTTTAGGGTAGCGGATATTTTTTGTGGTGCTGGAGGGTTAAGCTATGGCTTTTCTACGCACCCAAACTTTGAGTTAATATGGGCTAATGATATAGATAAAGATGCCATTTTAAGCTATCAGGCTAACCATAAAAACACACAAACCATTTTATGCGATATTACACAGCTTAATTGTCAAAATTTGCCACGCACTCAAATTGATATTTTGCTTGGAGGTCCGCCGTGCCAAAGCTACTCCACACTAGGCAAAAGACAAATGGATGAAAAAGCAAATTTATTTAAAGAATATTTGCGTGTTTTAGATTTAGTAAAACCAAAAATATTTATTTTTGAAAATGTCGTAGGTTTAATGTCTATGCAAAAAGGGCAATTATTCAAAAAAATTTGTAGTGCCTTTAAAGATAGGGGTTATATTTTAGAATATACCATTTTAAATGCCTTAGATTATGGTGTGCCTCAAATAAGAGAGCGAGTGATTTTGGTAGGTGTGCTTAAAAACTTTAACAGGCAATTTTATTTTCCTAAACCCACAAAAAAGCATTTTTCCCTAAAAGATGCTTTGGGAGATTTGCCCCAAATTCAGAGTGGTGAAAATGGTAATGCTTTGGGCTATCTTAAAAATGCGGATAATGATTTTTTAAAATTTGTGCGAAATTCTAAAGAATTAAGCGAGCATTCTAGCCCTAAAAATAACGAAAAACTTATAGAAATTATGCAAACACTAAAAGATGGGCAAAGTAAAGATGACTTGCCTAAAGATTTACGCCCTAAAAGTGGCTATATCAATACCTACGCTAAAATGTGGTGGGAAAAACCAGCTCCCACCATTACAAGAAATTTTTCCACTCCAAGTAGTTCTAGGTGTATCCATCCAAGAGATTCTAGAGCGTTAAGTATTAGAGAGGGGGCAAGATTACAGAGTTTTAGAGATGATTACAAGTTTTATGGAAGTGCTAGTGCTAAAAGATTGCAAATCGGTAATGCTGTGCCGCCATTATTAAGTGTAGCACTCGCTCATGCAGTCTTTGATTTTTTAAAGGGGTAA
- a CDS encoding HP1165 family MFS efflux transporter, whose translation METLRKNILAYYGANFLLLIAQSLPHAILTPLLLSKGLSLSEILLVQTFFSFCVLVAEYPSGVLADLMSRKNLFLFSNLFLIASFCCVLFFDSFILMLLAWGFYGIASACKSGTIDATLITDIKENKQDLSKFLARNNQITYLSMIMGSSFGSFLYSKMHASMYMVALFLVLLCMLIIISFFKENQIPKKTQKGLKLLKEQVKGSLKELRDNPKLKILLVGHLIVPLFFMSHFNMWQAYFLAQGIKEQHLFIFYIAFQVISILVHFLKASSYSQKITLSCLVVLLSISPLLLTNIPYLFIGVYALMVAFFTYMSYCLGYQFSSFVSKNNISSLSSLMSSCVRVISVLILSLSSLELHYFSPLSIITAHFTITLLILFFFLYKAKVFSA comes from the coding sequence ATGGAAACTCTAAGAAAAAACATTTTAGCTTACTATGGGGCGAATTTTCTCTTACTTATCGCTCAATCTTTGCCCCATGCGATTTTGACCCCCTTATTGCTTTCTAAGGGGCTAAGTTTAAGTGAAATTTTACTCGTGCAAACCTTTTTTAGTTTCTGTGTGTTAGTGGCTGAATATCCAAGCGGCGTTTTAGCGGATTTGATGAGTAGGAAAAATTTATTTCTCTTTTCTAATCTCTTTTTAATCGCTAGTTTTTGTTGCGTGCTATTTTTTGATAGCTTTATACTCATGCTTTTAGCATGGGGGTTTTATGGTATTGCTAGTGCTTGCAAGAGTGGCACTATTGATGCCACACTCATTACAGATATTAAAGAGAACAAGCAAGATTTATCCAAATTTTTAGCTAGAAATAATCAAATCACTTATTTAAGCATGATTATGGGGAGTTCTTTTGGCTCGTTTTTGTATTCAAAAATGCATGCAAGCATGTATATGGTGGCACTTTTTTTAGTGCTGTTATGCATGCTAATTATTATTTCTTTTTTTAAAGAAAATCAAATCCCCAAGAAAACTCAAAAAGGATTAAAATTACTCAAGGAACAAGTCAAAGGAAGTCTTAAGGAGCTTAGAGACAATCCCAAGCTTAAAATTTTGTTAGTAGGGCATTTGATTGTGCCACTCTTTTTTATGAGCCATTTTAATATGTGGCAAGCGTATTTTTTGGCTCAAGGCATCAAAGAGCAACACCTTTTTATATTCTACATCGCTTTTCAAGTGATTTCTATACTGGTTCATTTTCTCAAAGCATCTAGTTATAGTCAAAAAATCACTTTGAGTTGTCTTGTAGTCTTACTTAGCATTAGCCCCTTATTGCTCACTAACATACCTTATTTATTCATAGGGGTGTATGCGTTAATGGTGGCGTTTTTCACTTACATGAGCTATTGTTTGGGCTATCAATTTTCAAGCTTTGTTTCCAAAAACAATATTTCATCACTCTCATCACTTATGTCAAGCTGTGTGCGTGTAATCTCTGTGCTAATCTTATCGCTAAGCAGTTTAGAATTGCACTACTTTTCACCCCTAAGCATTATCACCGCCCATTTTACTATTACGCTTCTAATACTCTTTTTCTTTTTATACAAGGCTAAGGTGTTTTCAGCTTAA
- the pgi gene encoding glucose-6-phosphate isomerase, with amino-acid sequence MLTQLKTYPKLLKHYEEFKEVCMRDLFLKDKERASRYFVQFGGLSLDYSKNRLNDTTLKLLFELANDCSLKEKIESMFKGEKINTTEKRAVLHTALRSLNDTEILLDSMEVLKSVRNVLKRMRAFSDSVRSGKRLGYTNQIITDIVNIGIGGSDLGALMICTALKRYAHPRLNMHFVSNVDGTQILDVLDKLNPASTLFIVASKTFSTQETLTNALTARKWFVERSGDEKYIAKHFVAVSTNKEAVQQFGIDEHNMFEFWDFVGGRYSLWSAIGLSIMIYLGKKNFNALLKGAYLMDEHFRNAPFESNLPVLMGLIGVWYINFFKSKSHLIAPYDQYLRHFPKFIQQLDMESNGKRITKKGEVVNYDTCPIIWGDMGINAQHAFFQLLHQGTHLTPIDFIASLNKKGNAKGHHEILFSNVLAQAQAFMKGKSYEEAFGELLSKGLEKDEALDLAKHREFSGNRPSNILLLEEISPSNMGALVALYEHKVFVQGVVWDINSFDQWGVELGKELAVPILQELEGHKSNAYFDNSTKHLIELYKDYNQKLQ; translated from the coding sequence ATGCTCACACAATTAAAAACTTATCCAAAATTACTCAAGCATTATGAAGAGTTCAAAGAAGTTTGCATGCGTGATTTGTTTCTCAAAGATAAAGAGAGAGCGAGTCGCTATTTTGTGCAATTTGGTGGCTTAAGTTTAGATTATTCCAAAAACCGCTTGAACGACACGACCTTAAAGCTTCTCTTTGAACTAGCCAATGATTGCTCTTTGAAAGAAAAAATTGAAAGCATGTTTAAGGGCGAAAAAATCAATACCACCGAAAAGAGAGCTGTTTTACACACCGCATTAAGAAGTTTGAATGATACAGAAATATTGCTAGATAGTATGGAAGTGTTAAAAAGTGTTAGAAATGTTTTAAAACGCATGCGAGCCTTTAGCGATAGCGTGCGAAGTGGTAAAAGACTAGGCTATACCAATCAAATCATTACCGATATTGTCAATATTGGTATAGGGGGGTCGGATTTAGGGGCATTAATGATTTGCACCGCCCTAAAACGCTACGCCCACCCACGATTGAACATGCATTTTGTTTCTAATGTAGATGGCACACAAATTTTAGATGTTTTAGACAAACTCAATCCCGCAAGCACGCTTTTTATTGTGGCTTCTAAGACTTTTTCTACCCAAGAAACTCTAACCAACGCCCTGACGGCTAGAAAATGGTTTGTAGAAAGGAGCGGTGATGAAAAGTATATCGCTAAGCACTTTGTAGCGGTCTCTACCAATAAAGAAGCGGTGCAACAATTTGGCATTGACGAGCATAACATGTTTGAATTTTGGGATTTTGTAGGGGGGCGTTATAGCTTGTGGTCTGCTATAGGATTGTCTATTATGATTTATTTGGGGAAGAAAAATTTTAACGCCCTTTTAAAAGGGGCGTATTTAATGGACGAGCATTTTAGAAACGCCCCTTTTGAAAGCAACTTGCCTGTTTTGATGGGATTAATTGGCGTGTGGTATATCAATTTCTTTAAATCAAAGAGCCATTTAATCGCCCCTTATGACCAATATCTAAGGCATTTTCCTAAATTTATCCAGCAACTTGATATGGAGAGTAATGGCAAACGCATTACCAAAAAAGGCGAAGTAGTCAATTACGACACTTGCCCTATTATTTGGGGCGATATGGGAATCAATGCTCAACACGCCTTTTTCCAGCTCTTACACCAAGGCACACATTTAACGCCCATTGATTTTATCGCTTCGTTGAATAAAAAGGGCAACGCTAAGGGGCATCATGAAATTTTATTCAGCAATGTTTTAGCTCAAGCTCAAGCTTTTATGAAGGGCAAAAGTTACGAAGAGGCGTTCGGCGAATTGCTTTCAAAAGGTTTAGAAAAAGATGAGGCGCTAGACTTAGCCAAACACAGAGAATTTTCTGGCAATCGCCCTTCTAATATCCTTTTATTAGAAGAGATTTCACCAAGCAATATGGGTGCATTAGTGGCTCTTTATGAACATAAAGTCTTTGTGCAAGGGGTTGTTTGGGATATTAATAGCTTTGACCAATGGGGTGTGGAACTAGGCAAAGAGTTAGCTGTGCCGATTTTACAAGAATTAGAGGGGCATAAAAGCAACGCTTATTTTGACAACTCTACCAAGCATTTAATAGAATTGTATAAGGACTATAATCAAAAACTACAATAA
- a CDS encoding outer membrane family protein, translating into MKKGIANVFLTTFGALLSFSTSLQGFDVKLNGFIDQSSTIGFNQDKINSERGVYPTPQYATIAGYLGVDFSLLPKKVSDHVLKGKIGGLIGSIIYDGTSKFKDGSIAYNLFGYYDGFMGGYTNILQTDSPAIENQKRNRDVRNYVFNNAYLEYRYKNYFEIKAGRYQSTMPYRSAQTQGFQVSGEYKHTRLTWFSSFGRAFAYGSFLMDWYAARTTYSGGYTKNNQGGYDKHGKKVLYGTHALQATYKHQHLALEGFYYFSPQIFNAPGVKIGWDTNPNFDGVGFRSNTTITGFFPFYYPWMIVNSSGKPVYKYDTPATKNGQNLIIRQRFDFNNYNVSIAFYKVFRNANGWVGNMGNPSGVMMGNNSMYAGYTGTALKRNATTILISCGGTHFAKKFTWKFATQYSTAVVSWEARAMISLGYKFSNALSANIDLVYYGIHTNKGFKAGENGPVAKDFPALYSDRSALYTSLVASF; encoded by the coding sequence ATGAAAAAGGGCATTGCAAATGTTTTTCTTACTACCTTTGGAGCATTGCTTAGTTTTAGCACTTCTTTGCAAGGCTTTGATGTTAAGCTCAATGGTTTTATTGACCAATCTAGCACCATCGGTTTCAATCAGGATAAAATCAATAGTGAAAGAGGTGTCTATCCTACGCCACAATATGCAACGATTGCTGGTTATTTAGGGGTTGATTTTAGTCTGTTACCCAAAAAAGTTTCTGACCATGTTTTAAAAGGCAAAATTGGAGGCTTGATAGGGTCAATTATCTATGATGGCACTTCTAAATTTAAAGATGGCTCTATCGCTTATAATCTCTTTGGTTACTACGATGGGTTTATGGGGGGCTATACCAATATTTTACAAACAGATAGTCCTGCAATTGAAAACCAAAAACGCAATCGTGATGTCCGTAATTATGTGTTCAATAATGCATATTTAGAATACCGCTATAAAAATTATTTTGAGATTAAAGCCGGACGCTACCAATCCACTATGCCTTATAGAAGCGCACAAACCCAAGGCTTTCAGGTTTCTGGAGAGTATAAACACACACGCTTGACTTGGTTTAGCTCTTTTGGCAGAGCGTTTGCCTACGGCTCGTTTTTGATGGACTGGTATGCAGCTAGAACGACTTATAGTGGGGGCTATACCAAAAACAATCAAGGAGGTTATGACAAACATGGGAAAAAGGTTCTCTATGGCACCCATGCTTTACAGGCCACCTATAAACACCAGCATTTAGCCTTAGAAGGCTTTTATTATTTTTCACCACAAATTTTCAATGCCCCAGGTGTTAAAATCGGTTGGGACACTAATCCTAATTTTGATGGCGTAGGCTTTCGCTCTAATACGACCATTACAGGATTTTTTCCATTTTACTACCCTTGGATGATTGTTAATTCTAGTGGAAAACCGGTATATAAGTATGACACGCCAGCAACCAAAAATGGGCAAAATCTCATTATCCGTCAACGCTTTGATTTTAACAATTACAATGTATCCATCGCATTTTATAAGGTGTTTAGAAATGCAAATGGCTGGGTAGGTAATATGGGTAATCCCAGTGGTGTAATGATGGGAAATAACAGCATGTATGCCGGCTATACCGGCACAGCCCTTAAAAGGAATGCCACGACCATTCTTATCTCTTGTGGTGGCACTCATTTTGCAAAAAAATTCACATGGAAATTTGCCACGCAATATTCCACTGCGGTTGTATCATGGGAAGCAAGAGCCATGATTTCCTTAGGCTATAAGTTTTCTAACGCTCTGAGTGCTAACATAGACCTTGTGTATTATGGCATACATACCAATAAGGGCTTCAAAGCGGGTGAGAACGGACCTGTTGCTAAAGATTTTCCTGCTCTCTACTCTGATAGAAGTGCGTTATACACTAGCCTAGTAGCGTCTTTTTGA
- a CDS encoding carbon starvation CstA family protein, with protein MQKGLISLAWVLVAILGAICLGVLALHKGESINTLWLVVASACIYSIGYRFYSHFIAYRVLRLDDNRATPACVRNDGKDFVPTDKVVTFGHHFAAIAGAGPLVGPILAAQMGYLPSILWILIGSVLGGCVHDFVVLFASIRRDGKSLGEMIKLEMGKFVGAIASLGILGIMIIIIAILAMVVVKALAHSPWGFFTIAMTIPIAIFMGLYMRFLRPHKTLEISIIGFVLLIIAIYAGKYVSLDPKLAEMFTFEASTLAWMIMGYGFVASILPVWFLLAPRDYLSTFLKIGVIGVLIVAIILVAPPLQIPKVTQFLDGSGPVFAGSVFPFLFITVACGTISGFHALISSGTTPKMLAKESDARLVGYGSMVMESIVALMALVCAGILHPGLYFAINSPEISITKDIADAASVISSWGFSISAEEISEMTKNIGENSILSRTGGAPTFAIGLAMIVYQILGDPSVMAFWYHFAILFEALFILTAVDAGTRTARFMIQDLLGNVYKPLGNLSSYSAGIFATILCVAGWGYFLYQGTIDPKGGIYTLWPLFGVSNQMLAGMALLLVTTVLFKMGRFKGAMVSAIPAALILFITFYSGILKVMPKSDDMVLNNVSHVAHMQILKEKIAITTDEKELNSLKKSLFNHTINAILCVFFMIVALLVLIASIRICLNAYFKNKVYPPLAETPYVKAT; from the coding sequence ATGCAAAAAGGTTTAATCTCTTTGGCTTGGGTATTGGTCGCCATTTTAGGGGCAATTTGTTTGGGTGTATTAGCTTTGCATAAGGGCGAGAGCATTAACACGCTATGGCTTGTAGTAGCGAGTGCTTGTATCTATAGCATAGGCTATCGCTTCTATAGCCATTTCATCGCTTATAGGGTGTTAAGACTTGATGATAATAGAGCTACGCCCGCATGCGTGAGAAATGATGGCAAGGACTTCGTGCCTACAGACAAAGTTGTAACCTTTGGGCATCATTTTGCCGCCATTGCTGGGGCTGGCCCATTAGTTGGCCCTATACTAGCTGCTCAAATGGGTTACTTACCTTCTATCTTATGGATTTTGATAGGCTCGGTTTTAGGGGGTTGTGTGCATGATTTTGTGGTGCTTTTTGCTTCTATTAGGCGTGATGGCAAATCACTAGGTGAAATGATTAAGCTTGAAATGGGTAAATTTGTGGGGGCTATCGCAAGTTTAGGCATTTTAGGTATTATGATAATTATTATTGCGATTTTGGCTATGGTAGTGGTAAAGGCTCTAGCGCACTCACCTTGGGGCTTTTTCACCATTGCTATGACGATTCCTATTGCGATTTTTATGGGGCTTTATATGCGTTTTTTAAGACCGCATAAAACCTTAGAGATTTCTATCATTGGCTTTGTGTTATTGATTATTGCCATTTATGCGGGAAAATATGTTTCTTTAGACCCTAAATTAGCTGAAATGTTTACCTTTGAAGCTAGCACTTTAGCGTGGATGATTATGGGCTATGGTTTTGTGGCTTCCATTCTACCGGTATGGTTTTTGCTCGCTCCACGAGATTATTTAAGCACTTTTTTAAAAATTGGCGTTATAGGGGTGTTAATTGTGGCGATTATTCTAGTCGCTCCGCCTTTGCAAATTCCTAAAGTTACGCAATTTTTAGATGGTAGCGGGCCTGTGTTTGCAGGGAGTGTGTTTCCTTTTTTGTTTATCACGGTGGCTTGCGGAACCATTAGTGGCTTTCATGCCTTAATTTCTTCAGGCACTACGCCTAAAATGCTTGCTAAGGAAAGTGATGCAAGACTTGTAGGCTATGGTTCTATGGTTATGGAGAGTATCGTAGCTCTTATGGCATTAGTGTGTGCAGGGATTTTACACCCAGGGCTTTATTTTGCTATCAATTCGCCAGAAATTAGTATTACTAAAGATATTGCTGATGCTGCTTCTGTGATTAGCTCATGGGGCTTTAGTATCAGTGCTGAAGAAATTAGTGAGATGACAAAAAATATCGGTGAAAACTCCATTTTAAGCCGCACGGGTGGAGCCCCCACTTTTGCAATCGGTTTAGCAATGATTGTGTATCAAATTTTAGGCGATCCTAGTGTTATGGCGTTTTGGTATCACTTTGCGATTTTGTTTGAAGCTCTCTTTATTCTAACCGCTGTTGATGCTGGCACGCGAACCGCTCGCTTTATGATTCAAGATTTGCTTGGTAATGTTTATAAGCCTTTGGGTAATCTTAGTTCTTATAGTGCAGGGATTTTTGCCACAATTTTATGTGTAGCAGGGTGGGGGTATTTCTTGTATCAAGGCACGATTGACCCTAAGGGGGGAATTTATACGCTATGGCCTTTATTTGGCGTGAGTAACCAGATGTTAGCGGGCATGGCGTTATTATTGGTTACTACAGTGCTGTTTAAAATGGGGCGTTTTAAAGGGGCAATGGTAAGCGCTATTCCAGCGGCTCTCATTTTGTTTATCACTTTTTATAGCGGTATTTTAAAAGTTATGCCAAAAAGTGATGATATGGTGCTTAATAATGTCTCCCATGTGGCACACATGCAAATTTTAAAAGAAAAAATCGCTATAACGACTGATGAAAAAGAATTAAACTCGCTTAAAAAATCCTTGTTTAACCATACGATTAATGCGATTTTATGCGTGTTTTTTATGATTGTAGCGCTCTTAGTATTGATTGCGAGCATAAGAATTTGCTTGAACGCGTATTTCAAAAATAAAGTTTATCCACCGCTTGCTGAAACCCCGTATGTCAAAGCCACTTGA
- a CDS encoding amino acid ABC transporter permease, whose amino-acid sequence MNLDWTFMLHSIPAFIKGLELTLYISLLGVLLSLVVGLLCAVILYFKTRFVFPIVYVYGEIARNTPLLIQLFLLYYGLNEIGLSALECAVLALGFLGGGYMSQSFLLGFKSLAPIQKESALSLGLSPLKLMYYIILPQSLSVSMPSLGANVIFLLKETSVVGAIALTDIMFVAKDFIGIYYKTTESLLMLSLTYLIALLPLSVLFVVLERSFKKKVA is encoded by the coding sequence ATGAATTTAGATTGGACTTTTATGTTGCATTCTATTCCTGCGTTCATCAAGGGGTTAGAACTCACGCTTTACATTTCCTTATTAGGGGTTTTGTTATCGCTTGTTGTAGGGCTTTTATGTGCGGTAATTTTGTATTTTAAAACACGCTTTGTATTTCCTATCGTTTATGTATATGGCGAAATTGCAAGAAACACGCCCCTATTAATCCAGCTTTTCTTGTTGTATTATGGACTGAATGAAATCGGTTTGAGTGCTTTAGAATGTGCTGTTCTGGCGTTAGGGTTCTTAGGTGGGGGATATATGAGTCAAAGTTTTTTGCTTGGGTTTAAAAGCTTAGCCCCTATCCAAAAAGAGAGTGCTTTGAGTTTAGGGCTTAGCCCTTTGAAACTTATGTATTACATTATTTTGCCCCAAAGTTTAAGTGTTTCTATGCCTTCACTAGGTGCAAATGTGATTTTCTTGCTCAAAGAGACTTCTGTGGTGGGTGCGATAGCTCTCACAGATATTATGTTTGTTGCAAAGGATTTTATTGGCATCTATTATAAAACCACTGAAAGCCTTTTAATGCTTAGTTTGACTTATTTAATTGCCCTACTTCCTTTGAGTGTTTTGTTTGTCGTTTTGGAGCGTTCTTTTAAAAAGAAAGTGGCTTAA
- a CDS encoding amino acid ABC transporter permease: protein MEVLFELDNLKRLLEGLKMTLFIALSSIIFSVFLGVLLGSVMAFGSKVLVFMCRVYLESVRIIPLLAWLFIVYFGLASLLNVHISAVLASIIVFSLWGCAEMMDLTRGALTSVGKHQVESALALGMESKMIVFNIIFPQSFLSLLPSGLNLFTRMIKTTALVSLIGVIDLLKVGQQIIELNLLRMPNASFVVYGVILMLYFGLCYSLSLYSSYLEKKYQYIRG, encoded by the coding sequence ATGGAGGTTTTATTTGAGTTAGACAATCTTAAGCGCTTGTTAGAGGGGCTTAAGATGACCCTTTTTATTGCATTAAGCTCTATTATTTTTTCGGTGTTTTTAGGGGTGCTTTTAGGAAGTGTGATGGCGTTTGGCTCTAAAGTTTTAGTTTTTATGTGTCGTGTGTATTTAGAAAGCGTGCGTATTATTCCGCTTTTAGCATGGCTATTTATTGTGTATTTTGGATTAGCAAGCTTACTCAATGTGCATATAAGTGCTGTTTTGGCAAGCATTATCGTTTTTAGTTTGTGGGGTTGTGCAGAAATGATGGATTTGACTAGGGGAGCTTTGACTTCTGTTGGCAAACATCAAGTAGAAAGCGCGTTAGCGTTAGGAATGGAGTCAAAAATGATTGTTTTTAACATTATTTTCCCACAAAGCTTTTTGTCCTTATTGCCTTCTGGTCTCAATCTATTCACACGCATGATTAAAACCACCGCTTTGGTCTCTCTCATTGGAGTGATTGATTTGTTAAAGGTGGGACAGCAAATTATAGAGCTTAATCTCTTACGCATGCCTAATGCAAGCTTTGTGGTTTATGGAGTGATTTTAATGCTTTATTTTGGTTTATGCTATAGTTTGAGCCTGTATAGTTCTTACTTAGAAAAAAAATATCAATACATCAGGGGTTAG